One window from the genome of Coturnix japonica isolate 7356 chromosome 21, Coturnix japonica 2.1, whole genome shotgun sequence encodes:
- the CLSTN1 gene encoding calsyntenin-1 isoform X1, whose product MPPPARCLLLLLLLCGGAAAARVNKHKPWIETTYHGIVTENDNTVLLDPPLIALDKDAPLRFAESFEVTVTKEGEICGFKIHGQNVPFEAVVVDKSTGEGIIRSKEKLDCELQKDYTFTIQAYDCGKGPDGANAKKSHKATVHIQVNDVNEYSPVFKEKSYKATVIEGKRYDNILKVEAVDADCSPQFSQICSYEIVTPDVPFAIDKDGYIKNTEKLSYGKEHQYKLTVTAYDCGKKRAAEDVLVKISIKPTCKPGWQGWSKRIEYEPGTGSLALFPSMRLDTCDEPITSIQATVELETNHIGKGCDRDTYSEKSIHRLCGAASGTAELLPSPSSAANWTIGLPTDNGHDSDQVFEFNGTQAVKIPDGVVTVNMKEPFMISVWMRHGPGTKEKETILCNSDKTDMNRHHYTLYVHNCRLVFLFRQDPSEGKTYKPAEFHWKLNQVCDKEWHHYVLNVEFPAVTLYVDGVSYDPFPVTEDYPLHPSKIETQLVVGACWQEYTGNENDNETLPETSAGGELRMAQFFRGNLAGLMIRSGKLENKKVIDCLYTCKEGLDLQIADGVGKGVKIHMNPSQSAVTIEGDDIDRVDKAMQHISYLNSRQFPTPGIRRLKITSTVKCFNEEACVSIPSVEGYVMVLQPEEPKISLSGINHFARSASEFESSEGISLFPELRIISTITREVEPDGDGDEDPTVQESLVSEEIMHNLDTCEVTVVGEELNQDQESLEIDMTRLQQKGIEMSSSNLGMIITGVDTMASYEEVLHLIRYRNWHTASLFDRKFKLVCSELNGRYVSNEFKVEVNVIHTANPVEHANHIAAQPQFVHPVHHTFVDLSGHNLANPHPFSVVPSTATVVIVVCVSFLVFMIILGVFRIRAAHQRTMRDQDTGKENEMDWDDSALTITVNPMETYEDQHSSEEEEEEEEEESEDGEEDDITSAESESSEEEEGEQEEDQQNVNRQQQLEWDDSTLSY is encoded by the exons ttAACAAGCATAAGCCATGGATTGAAACGACGTATCATGGGATAGTCACAGAAAATGATAACACAGTTCTTTTGGACCCCCCTTTAATAGCCCTGGACAAAGATGCACCTCTGCGTTTTGcag agAGTTTTGAGGTGACAGTCACCAAAGAAG GTGAGATTTGTGGATTTAAAATTCATGGGCAAAATGTCCCCTTTGAAGCAGTGGTAGTGGATAAATCCACTGGTGAGGGAATAATACGCTCCAAAGAGAAACTCGACTGTGAACTGCAGAAGGACTACACGTTCACCATACAGGCCTATGACTGTGGGAAGGGACCAGATGGAGCAAATGCAAAGAAATCCCACAA AGCAACAGTACACATTCAGGTGAACGATGTTAATGAGTATTCTCCCGTGTTCAAAGAGAAATCATACAAGGCAACCGTTATTGAGGGGAAGAGGTATGATAACATCCTGAAAGTGGAAGCGGTGGATGCAGATTGTTCACCTCAGTTCAGCCAGATCTGCAGCTATGAAATCGTAACTCCGGATGTTCCTTTCGCTATTGACAAAGACG gttatataaaaaacacagaaaagttaAGCTATGGCAAAGAGCACCAGTATAAACTGACAGTAACTGCATATGACTGTGGGAAGAAGAGAGCTGCTGAAGATGTATTGGTTAAAATTAGTATTAAGCCTACATGCAAGCCTGGCTGGCAAG GTTGGAGCAAAAGAATAGAATATGAACCTGGTACTGGTTCTTTAGCACTCTTCCCAAGTATGCGTTTGGACACATGTGATGAGCCAATAACCTCAATTCAGGCAACAGTTGAGCTAGAAACCAATCATATTGGGAAAGGCTGCGATAGAGACACCTATTCTGAGAAATCCATTCACAGACTCTGTG GTGCAGCTTCTGGCACAGCTGAATTGCTTCCTTCTCCAAGTAGTGCTGCGAACTGGACGATAGGACTTCCTACTGATAATGGTCATGACAGTGACCAAGTCTTTGAGTTTAATGGCACACAGGCTGTGAAGATTCCAGATGGTGTTGTCACAGTCAATATGAAAGAACCCTTCATGATTTCAGTGTGGATGAGACATGGCCCTGGAAccaaagagaaagagacaaTTCTTTGCAATTCAGACAAGACAG ATATGAATCGACACCACTACACACTGTATGTGCACAACTGCCgccttgttttcctcttccgGCAAGATCCTTCAGAGGGAAAGACATACAAGCCTGCAGAATTCCACTGGAAGCTAAACCAA GTTTGTGACAAGGAATGGCACCATTACGTCCTCAATGTTGAATTTCCTGCAGTAACACTTTATGTAGATGGTGTTTCATACGATCCTTTCCCAGTGACTGAAGATTATCCACTTCATCCTTCGAAAATAGAAACTCAGCTGGTAGTTGGAGCATGCTGGCAAG AATATACAGGAAACGAAAATGACAATGAAACCCTGCCTGAGACCTCTGCAG GTGGTGAACTCCGCATGGCTCAGTTCTTCCGAGGCAATCTGGCAGGTTTGATGATTCGTTCTGgtaaactggaaaacaagaaagtgaTCGATTGCCTGTACACCTGCAAGGAAGGACTGGATTTGCAGATTGCTGATGGTGTTGGCAAAGGCGTGAAG ATCCACATGAACCCTAGTCAGTCAGCAGTGACCATAGAAGGGGATGATATTGACAGAGTTGATAAGGCCATGCAGCACATTTCCTATCTGAATTCTCGCCAATTCCCAACACCTGGAATCCGGAGGCTTAAAATCACCAGTACTGTCAA GTGTTTCAATGAAGAGGCCTGTGTCTCCATTCCTTCTGTGGAGGGATATGTAATGGTCTTGCAACCAGAGGAACCAAAAATCAGCCTGAGTGGCATCAACCATTTTGCCCGGTCTGCTTCAGAGTTTGAGAGTTCTGAGGGTATTTCCCTCTTCCCTGAGCTTCGTATAATAAGCACCATTACACGGGAGGTGGAACCAGACGGAGATGGGGATGAAGATCCTACAG TACAAGAATCTTTGGTTTCTGAAGAAATCATGCATAACCTGGATACGTGTGAGGTGACAGTGGTGGGAGAAGAATTAAATCAGGATCAGGAAAGCCTGGAGATTGACATGACACGATTACAGCAGAAAGGCATTGAGATGAGTAGTTCCAACCTTGGCATGATCATCACAG gAGTTGATACTATGGCCAGCTATGAAGAAGTTTTGCATCTGATACGCTACAGAAACTGGCACACCGCTTCTCTTTTTGACAGAAAGTTCAAATTGGTTTGTTCTGAGCTTAATGGTCGCTATGTCAGCAATGAGTTTAAAGTAGAG GTGAATGTTATCCACACAGCTAACCCTGTTGAACACGCTAATCACATAGCTGCACAGCCACAGTTTGTACACCCGGTGCACCACACGTTTGTTGATCTGTCTGGTCACAACCTGGCAAACCCTCATCCATTTTCAG ttGTGCCGAGTACAGCCACTGTTGTGATTGTAGTTTGTGTGAGTTTCCTGGTTTTTATGATTATTCTGGGAGTGTTCAGAATCCGAGCTGCACATCAGCGCACAATGCGTGACCAGGacactggaaaggaaaatgagatggACTGGGATGACTCTGCATTGACCATCACTGTGAATCCTATGGAA ACTTACGAGGatcagcacagcagtgaagaagaggaggaggaagaggaagaggaaagcgAAGATGGAGAAGAGGATGACATCACTAGTGCAGAGTCTGAAAGcagtgaggaagaggaaggcGAGCAGGAGGAGGACCAACAGAATGTTAATAGACAGCAACAGCTGGAATGGGATGACTCTACCCTCAGTTATTGA
- the CLSTN1 gene encoding calsyntenin-1 isoform X3, which produces MPPPARCLLLLLLLCGGAAAARVNKHKPWIETTYHGIVTENDNTVLLDPPLIALDKDAPLRFAESFEVTVTKEGEICGFKIHGQNVPFEAVVVDKSTGEGIIRSKEKLDCELQKDYTFTIQAYDCGKGPDGANAKKSHKATVHIQVNDVNEYSPVFKEKSYKATVIEGKRYDNILKVEAVDADCSPQFSQICSYEIVTPDVPFAIDKDGYIKNTEKLSYGKEHQYKLTVTAYDCGKKRAAEDVLVKISIKPTCKPGWQGWSKRIEYEPGTGSLALFPSMRLDTCDEPITSIQATVELETNHIGKGCDRDTYSEKSIHRLCGAASGTAELLPSPSSAANWTIGLPTDNGHDSDQVFEFNGTQAVKIPDGVVTVNMKEPFMISVWMRHGPGTKEKETILCNSDKTDMNRHHYTLYVHNCRLVFLFRQDPSEGKTYKPAEFHWKLNQVCDKEWHHYVLNVEFPAVTLYVDGVSYDPFPVTEDYPLHPSKIETQLVVGACWQGGELRMAQFFRGNLAGLMIRSGKLENKKVIDCLYTCKEGLDLQIADGVGKGVKIHMNPSQSAVTIEGDDIDRVDKAMQHISYLNSRQFPTPGIRRLKITSTVKCFNEEACVSIPSVEGYVMVLQPEEPKISLSGINHFARSASEFESSEGISLFPELRIISTITREVEPDGDGDEDPTVQESLVSEEIMHNLDTCEVTVVGEELNQDQESLEIDMTRLQQKGIEMSSSNLGMIITGVDTMASYEEVLHLIRYRNWHTASLFDRKFKLVCSELNGRYVSNEFKVEVNVIHTANPVEHANHIAAQPQFVHPVHHTFVDLSGHNLANPHPFSVVPSTATVVIVVCVSFLVFMIILGVFRIRAAHQRTMRDQDTGKENEMDWDDSALTITVNPMETYEDQHSSEEEEEEEEEESEDGEEDDITSAESESSEEEEGEQEEDQQNVNRQQQLEWDDSTLSY; this is translated from the exons ttAACAAGCATAAGCCATGGATTGAAACGACGTATCATGGGATAGTCACAGAAAATGATAACACAGTTCTTTTGGACCCCCCTTTAATAGCCCTGGACAAAGATGCACCTCTGCGTTTTGcag agAGTTTTGAGGTGACAGTCACCAAAGAAG GTGAGATTTGTGGATTTAAAATTCATGGGCAAAATGTCCCCTTTGAAGCAGTGGTAGTGGATAAATCCACTGGTGAGGGAATAATACGCTCCAAAGAGAAACTCGACTGTGAACTGCAGAAGGACTACACGTTCACCATACAGGCCTATGACTGTGGGAAGGGACCAGATGGAGCAAATGCAAAGAAATCCCACAA AGCAACAGTACACATTCAGGTGAACGATGTTAATGAGTATTCTCCCGTGTTCAAAGAGAAATCATACAAGGCAACCGTTATTGAGGGGAAGAGGTATGATAACATCCTGAAAGTGGAAGCGGTGGATGCAGATTGTTCACCTCAGTTCAGCCAGATCTGCAGCTATGAAATCGTAACTCCGGATGTTCCTTTCGCTATTGACAAAGACG gttatataaaaaacacagaaaagttaAGCTATGGCAAAGAGCACCAGTATAAACTGACAGTAACTGCATATGACTGTGGGAAGAAGAGAGCTGCTGAAGATGTATTGGTTAAAATTAGTATTAAGCCTACATGCAAGCCTGGCTGGCAAG GTTGGAGCAAAAGAATAGAATATGAACCTGGTACTGGTTCTTTAGCACTCTTCCCAAGTATGCGTTTGGACACATGTGATGAGCCAATAACCTCAATTCAGGCAACAGTTGAGCTAGAAACCAATCATATTGGGAAAGGCTGCGATAGAGACACCTATTCTGAGAAATCCATTCACAGACTCTGTG GTGCAGCTTCTGGCACAGCTGAATTGCTTCCTTCTCCAAGTAGTGCTGCGAACTGGACGATAGGACTTCCTACTGATAATGGTCATGACAGTGACCAAGTCTTTGAGTTTAATGGCACACAGGCTGTGAAGATTCCAGATGGTGTTGTCACAGTCAATATGAAAGAACCCTTCATGATTTCAGTGTGGATGAGACATGGCCCTGGAAccaaagagaaagagacaaTTCTTTGCAATTCAGACAAGACAG ATATGAATCGACACCACTACACACTGTATGTGCACAACTGCCgccttgttttcctcttccgGCAAGATCCTTCAGAGGGAAAGACATACAAGCCTGCAGAATTCCACTGGAAGCTAAACCAA GTTTGTGACAAGGAATGGCACCATTACGTCCTCAATGTTGAATTTCCTGCAGTAACACTTTATGTAGATGGTGTTTCATACGATCCTTTCCCAGTGACTGAAGATTATCCACTTCATCCTTCGAAAATAGAAACTCAGCTGGTAGTTGGAGCATGCTGGCAAG GTGGTGAACTCCGCATGGCTCAGTTCTTCCGAGGCAATCTGGCAGGTTTGATGATTCGTTCTGgtaaactggaaaacaagaaagtgaTCGATTGCCTGTACACCTGCAAGGAAGGACTGGATTTGCAGATTGCTGATGGTGTTGGCAAAGGCGTGAAG ATCCACATGAACCCTAGTCAGTCAGCAGTGACCATAGAAGGGGATGATATTGACAGAGTTGATAAGGCCATGCAGCACATTTCCTATCTGAATTCTCGCCAATTCCCAACACCTGGAATCCGGAGGCTTAAAATCACCAGTACTGTCAA GTGTTTCAATGAAGAGGCCTGTGTCTCCATTCCTTCTGTGGAGGGATATGTAATGGTCTTGCAACCAGAGGAACCAAAAATCAGCCTGAGTGGCATCAACCATTTTGCCCGGTCTGCTTCAGAGTTTGAGAGTTCTGAGGGTATTTCCCTCTTCCCTGAGCTTCGTATAATAAGCACCATTACACGGGAGGTGGAACCAGACGGAGATGGGGATGAAGATCCTACAG TACAAGAATCTTTGGTTTCTGAAGAAATCATGCATAACCTGGATACGTGTGAGGTGACAGTGGTGGGAGAAGAATTAAATCAGGATCAGGAAAGCCTGGAGATTGACATGACACGATTACAGCAGAAAGGCATTGAGATGAGTAGTTCCAACCTTGGCATGATCATCACAG gAGTTGATACTATGGCCAGCTATGAAGAAGTTTTGCATCTGATACGCTACAGAAACTGGCACACCGCTTCTCTTTTTGACAGAAAGTTCAAATTGGTTTGTTCTGAGCTTAATGGTCGCTATGTCAGCAATGAGTTTAAAGTAGAG GTGAATGTTATCCACACAGCTAACCCTGTTGAACACGCTAATCACATAGCTGCACAGCCACAGTTTGTACACCCGGTGCACCACACGTTTGTTGATCTGTCTGGTCACAACCTGGCAAACCCTCATCCATTTTCAG ttGTGCCGAGTACAGCCACTGTTGTGATTGTAGTTTGTGTGAGTTTCCTGGTTTTTATGATTATTCTGGGAGTGTTCAGAATCCGAGCTGCACATCAGCGCACAATGCGTGACCAGGacactggaaaggaaaatgagatggACTGGGATGACTCTGCATTGACCATCACTGTGAATCCTATGGAA ACTTACGAGGatcagcacagcagtgaagaagaggaggaggaagaggaagaggaaagcgAAGATGGAGAAGAGGATGACATCACTAGTGCAGAGTCTGAAAGcagtgaggaagaggaaggcGAGCAGGAGGAGGACCAACAGAATGTTAATAGACAGCAACAGCTGGAATGGGATGACTCTACCCTCAGTTATTGA